One part of the Ralstonia pickettii genome encodes these proteins:
- a CDS encoding amino acid ABC transporter ATP-binding protein → MIEIKNVSKWYGSFQVLTDCTTSVKKSEVVVVCGPSGSGKSTLIKTVNALEPFQKGEIFVDGTSVGAKGTNLPKLRSRVGMVFQNFELFPHLSITENLTIAQQKVLGRSKEEAMAKGLKYLDRVGLKAHAAKYPGQLSGGQQQRVAIARALSMDPICMLFDEPTSALDPEMVNEVLDVMVELAKEGMTMMCVTHEMGFARKVANRVIFMDQGRIVEDCEKEEFFGNIDARSDRAKQFLSKILSH, encoded by the coding sequence ATGATCGAGATCAAGAACGTTTCCAAGTGGTACGGCAGCTTCCAGGTGCTGACCGACTGCACCACCAGCGTGAAGAAGAGCGAGGTGGTGGTGGTGTGCGGCCCGTCGGGTTCGGGCAAGTCCACGCTGATCAAGACCGTCAACGCGCTGGAGCCGTTCCAGAAAGGCGAAATCTTCGTCGACGGCACTTCGGTCGGCGCCAAGGGCACCAACCTGCCGAAGCTGCGTTCGCGCGTGGGCATGGTGTTCCAGAACTTCGAGCTGTTTCCGCACCTCTCGATTACCGAGAACCTGACGATTGCACAGCAGAAAGTGCTGGGCCGCTCGAAAGAAGAAGCCATGGCCAAGGGCCTGAAGTATCTGGATCGCGTGGGTCTGAAGGCGCACGCTGCCAAGTACCCGGGCCAACTGTCGGGCGGTCAGCAGCAGCGGGTGGCAATCGCCCGCGCGCTGTCGATGGACCCGATCTGCATGCTGTTCGACGAGCCGACCTCCGCGCTGGACCCCGAAATGGTCAACGAAGTGCTCGACGTGATGGTGGAACTGGCAAAGGAAGGCATGACCATGATGTGCGTGACTCACGAAATGGGTTTCGCGCGCAAGGTGGCCAACCGCGTGATCTTCATGGACCAGGGCCGCATCGTTGAAGACTGCGAGAAGGAAGAGTTCTTCGGCAACATCGACGCGCGTTCCGATCGCGCCAAGCAGTTCCTGTCGAAGATCCTGTCGCACTGA
- a CDS encoding glutamate/aspartate ABC transporter substrate-binding protein, producing MNLAKLATVVAAVGVAVGTFGSAAHAEELTGTLKKIKDTGTITLGVRDSSIPFSYNVGGVRTIGYSYDVATKIAEDVKKQLGLKDLKVNEIPVTSQNRITLLQNGTIDLECGSTTNNLERQKQASFTNTIFIIGTRIMVKKDSGVKDWADLKGKNVVTTAGTTSERLLRKMNDEKQMGMNIISTKDHGQSFLTLESGRAVAFMMDDALLYGERAKAKNPADWVVVAKPQSREAYGCMVRKDDKPFKALADKTIAGMMKDGTINAEYKKWFEQPVPPKGVNMEFPLSDDMKALIKNPNDKALD from the coding sequence ATGAACCTCGCCAAGCTGGCAACCGTGGTTGCAGCCGTTGGTGTCGCCGTTGGTACGTTCGGCAGCGCTGCCCACGCAGAAGAGCTGACTGGTACGCTCAAGAAGATCAAAGACACCGGCACCATCACGCTGGGCGTGCGCGATTCGTCAATTCCGTTCAGCTACAACGTCGGCGGTGTCCGCACGATCGGCTATTCGTACGACGTCGCCACCAAGATTGCCGAGGACGTGAAGAAGCAACTCGGCCTGAAGGATCTGAAGGTCAACGAGATTCCGGTTACGTCGCAGAACCGCATCACGCTGCTGCAGAACGGCACCATCGATCTGGAGTGCGGCTCGACCACGAACAACCTCGAACGTCAGAAGCAGGCATCGTTTACGAACACCATCTTCATCATCGGCACGCGCATCATGGTGAAGAAGGATTCGGGCGTCAAAGATTGGGCAGACCTGAAGGGCAAGAACGTCGTGACCACCGCCGGTACGACTTCGGAACGCCTGCTGCGCAAGATGAACGATGAGAAGCAGATGGGCATGAACATCATCAGCACGAAGGACCACGGCCAGTCGTTCCTGACGCTGGAATCGGGTCGCGCCGTCGCGTTCATGATGGACGACGCCCTGCTGTATGGCGAGCGCGCCAAGGCCAAGAACCCGGCTGACTGGGTGGTCGTGGCCAAGCCGCAATCGCGCGAAGCCTACGGCTGTATGGTCCGCAAGGACGACAAGCCGTTCAAGGCCCTGGCCGACAAGACGATCGCCGGCATGATGAAGGACGGCACGATCAACGCCGAATACAAGAAGTGGTTCGAGCAGCCGGTTCCGCCCAAGGGCGTGAACATGGAGTTCCCGCTGTCGGACGACATGAAGGCGCTGATCAAGAACCCGAACGACAAGGCTCTTGACTGA
- a CDS encoding amino acid ABC transporter permease, translating to MNYHWNWGVFFTEAAQNQTYLDWLLAGLKTTVVLGLSSWIIALVIGSVLGVLRTVPNKWLSGLAAAYVEVFRNIPLIVQLFIWYFVMPELVPGGDYIKQMNPATAMFLCAMLCLGTFTAARVCEQVRSGINSLPRGQRNAGLAMGFTLAQTYRYVMLPMSFRIIVPPLTSEFLNIFKNSAVASTIGLLELAAQGRQLVDYTAQPYESFIAVTLMYMLINLTVMGLMRWVEARSRLPGFIGGK from the coding sequence ATGAATTACCACTGGAACTGGGGCGTCTTCTTTACGGAAGCCGCCCAGAATCAGACCTATCTGGACTGGCTGCTGGCGGGGTTGAAGACCACCGTCGTGCTCGGCCTGTCTTCCTGGATCATCGCGCTCGTCATCGGCTCCGTGCTGGGCGTGCTGCGTACGGTGCCGAACAAGTGGCTGTCGGGCCTTGCCGCAGCCTACGTGGAAGTGTTCCGCAACATTCCGCTGATCGTGCAGCTCTTCATCTGGTACTTCGTCATGCCAGAACTCGTGCCGGGCGGCGACTACATCAAGCAGATGAACCCCGCCACGGCGATGTTCCTGTGCGCGATGCTGTGCCTCGGTACCTTTACCGCGGCACGTGTGTGCGAACAGGTGCGCTCGGGTATCAATTCGCTGCCGCGCGGTCAACGCAACGCAGGCCTGGCGATGGGCTTCACGCTTGCGCAGACGTATCGCTACGTGATGTTGCCGATGTCGTTCCGCATCATCGTGCCGCCGCTTACGTCGGAGTTTCTGAATATCTTCAAGAACTCCGCCGTGGCCTCGACGATCGGCTTGCTTGAGCTTGCCGCACAAGGCCGCCAGTTGGTCGACTACACCGCACAGCCGTACGAATCGTTCATCGCCGTGACGCTGATGTACATGCTGATCAACCTGACCGTGATGGGCCTCATGCGCTGGGTGGAAGCACGTTCCCGGCTGCCTGGCTTCATCGGTGGCAAGTAA
- the gltK gene encoding glutamate/aspartate ABC transporter permease GltK: MAYQFDFSSINVDNMRVLGEGMLLSLEITGTAILVGIVWGTLLAMMRLSGIKPLQVFGQAYVNLFRSIPLVMVLLWFFLIVPQVLQKIFNLSPATDMRMTSALVAFALFEAAYYSEIIRAGIQSVSRGQMFAAYAMGMTYGQAMRLVILPQAFRNMIPLLLTQAIVLFQDTSLVYVSALSDFFTQAYNIGERDGRIVELLLFAGLCYFVICFGASVLVKRLQKKVTQ; this comes from the coding sequence ATGGCTTATCAATTCGATTTCTCGTCCATCAACGTCGACAACATGCGCGTGCTCGGCGAGGGCATGCTCCTTTCGCTCGAGATCACAGGCACGGCCATCCTGGTCGGCATCGTGTGGGGCACGCTGCTGGCGATGATGCGCCTGTCGGGCATCAAGCCGCTGCAGGTGTTCGGGCAGGCGTACGTGAACCTCTTCCGGTCCATCCCGCTGGTGATGGTGCTGCTGTGGTTCTTCCTGATCGTGCCGCAGGTACTGCAGAAAATCTTCAACCTGTCGCCGGCCACCGACATGCGCATGACGTCCGCGCTGGTCGCCTTCGCGCTGTTTGAAGCGGCGTACTACTCGGAGATCATCCGCGCCGGTATCCAGAGCGTCTCGCGCGGGCAGATGTTCGCCGCCTACGCGATGGGTATGACGTACGGCCAGGCCATGCGCCTGGTGATCCTGCCGCAGGCATTCCGCAACATGATTCCGTTGCTGCTCACCCAGGCCATCGTCCTGTTCCAGGATACGTCGCTGGTGTATGTGAGCGCGCTGTCGGACTTCTTTACGCAGGCATACAACATCGGTGAGCGCGACGGCCGTATCGTCGAGCTGCTGCTGTTTGCCGGCTTGTGCTATTTCGTGATCTGCTTCGGCGCCTCCGTGCTGGTGAAGCGACTTCAGAAGAAGGTGACCCAATGA
- a CDS encoding glycerate kinase type-2 family protein, translating to MKLDRTAARALLLESYAAAVGAADPLKIVADFLPPPHAVGKTLVVGAGKAAASMALAVEQAYAGRAQIEGLVVTRYAHGLPTEHIRVIEAGHPVPDEAGEQAAQEILDRVCALTERDRLIVLVSGGGSSLLSLPAEGIPMADLKAVTRELLRCGAPITDMNIVRKHLSRIQGGRLAAASRAPVTTLIVSDVAGDDPSAIASGPTVPDASTYADALAIIKRWGAQIPDTVRAHLERGARGEIAETPKPGDACFARVTNHVIATAQQSLQAGAQVFATRGIHTAILGDTVTGEAREVAQVYGALARQVRQHGTPFVAPVALISGGECTVTIPPGLTGGRGGRCAEFLLSLGVTLEDMDNVYALAADTDGIDGSEDNAGALLDPESIARAAANGVGARAALDAHDAYGFFAAAHDLIVTGPTRTNVNDYRVILIL from the coding sequence ATGAAGCTCGACCGCACCGCCGCCCGCGCCCTCCTGCTGGAGAGCTACGCCGCCGCCGTGGGCGCGGCCGATCCGCTGAAAATCGTCGCTGACTTCCTCCCCCCGCCGCATGCCGTGGGCAAGACGCTCGTGGTCGGCGCCGGCAAGGCGGCTGCCTCGATGGCGCTGGCCGTCGAGCAGGCCTATGCCGGCCGCGCACAGATCGAAGGCCTGGTCGTCACGCGTTATGCGCATGGCCTGCCGACCGAGCACATCCGCGTTATCGAAGCCGGGCACCCGGTGCCGGACGAGGCGGGCGAACAGGCGGCGCAGGAAATCCTGGATCGGGTTTGCGCGCTCACCGAGCGCGACCGCCTGATCGTGCTGGTTTCGGGTGGCGGCTCCAGCCTGCTGTCCCTGCCTGCCGAAGGCATCCCGATGGCCGATCTGAAGGCCGTGACGCGGGAGTTGCTGCGCTGCGGCGCGCCGATCACCGACATGAACATCGTCCGCAAGCACCTGTCGCGCATCCAAGGCGGGCGGCTTGCGGCCGCATCCCGCGCGCCGGTCACGACACTGATCGTCTCGGACGTGGCAGGCGATGACCCGAGCGCCATTGCCAGCGGCCCGACCGTGCCGGATGCGAGCACTTACGCCGATGCGCTGGCCATCATCAAGCGTTGGGGCGCGCAGATACCCGATACCGTGCGCGCGCACCTCGAACGTGGCGCACGCGGCGAAATTGCCGAAACGCCCAAACCCGGCGACGCCTGCTTTGCACGCGTGACCAATCACGTCATCGCCACCGCGCAACAAAGCCTCCAAGCCGGTGCCCAGGTGTTTGCGACGCGCGGCATCCACACGGCCATCCTCGGCGACACGGTGACCGGCGAGGCGCGCGAGGTCGCCCAGGTGTATGGCGCGCTGGCGCGGCAGGTGCGCCAGCACGGCACCCCGTTTGTAGCGCCGGTAGCCCTCATCTCCGGTGGCGAATGCACGGTGACGATTCCGCCAGGCTTGACCGGTGGTCGTGGCGGGCGCTGCGCGGAGTTCCTCCTCTCGCTCGGCGTCACGCTCGAAGACATGGACAACGTCTACGCACTCGCCGCCGATACAGACGGCATCGACGGATCGGAGGACAATGCGGGTGCGCTGCTCGACCCCGAATCCATCGCCCGCGCTGCCGCCAACGGTGTCGGCGCACGCGCCGCGCTCGACGCACACGACGCCTACGGTTTCTTTGCAGCCGCCCATGACCTGATCGTCACGGGCCCGACACGCACCAACGTCAACGATTACCGCGTCATCCTCATTCTCTGA
- a CDS encoding class II glutamine amidotransferase yields MCQLLGMNCAEPTDVTFSFTGFAARGGVTDHHADGFGVAFFEDKACRLFIDNQSAGTSPVAELVKRYPIKSKNVISHIRKATQGTVRLENCHPFMRELWGRHWIFAHNGDLKNFSPFLSGVYQPVGDTDSELAFCFIMQALRKRFPGSQPPLNELFYALSDITKEITRYGVFNFLLCNGQAQFAHCSTRLYYIVRQWPFSTAHLIDADMTIDFAKYTTPADRVAVIATAPLTDNEVWTQFAPGELLMFESGQATMATKVPIPEAVQIANAANTACT; encoded by the coding sequence ATGTGCCAGCTGCTGGGCATGAACTGCGCCGAACCGACCGATGTGACGTTCTCGTTCACCGGGTTCGCCGCGCGCGGTGGCGTCACCGACCACCATGCCGACGGCTTCGGCGTCGCCTTTTTCGAGGACAAGGCCTGCCGCCTGTTCATCGACAATCAGTCGGCCGGCACCTCGCCGGTGGCGGAACTGGTCAAGCGCTACCCGATCAAGTCCAAGAACGTCATCTCGCACATCCGCAAGGCGACGCAGGGCACGGTGCGGCTGGAAAACTGCCACCCCTTCATGCGGGAGCTGTGGGGCCGGCATTGGATCTTTGCGCACAACGGCGACCTGAAGAACTTCTCGCCGTTTCTCTCGGGCGTCTACCAGCCCGTGGGCGATACCGACAGCGAACTCGCCTTCTGTTTCATCATGCAGGCGCTGCGCAAGCGCTTTCCCGGGTCGCAGCCGCCGCTTAACGAGCTGTTCTACGCGCTGTCCGACATCACCAAGGAAATCACCCGCTACGGTGTGTTCAATTTCTTGCTCTGCAACGGGCAGGCGCAGTTCGCGCATTGCTCAACGCGGCTGTATTACATCGTGCGGCAGTGGCCGTTCTCGACGGCGCATTTGATCGACGCCGACATGACGATCGACTTCGCCAAATACACCACGCCCGCCGATCGGGTGGCTGTCATCGCCACTGCGCCGCTCACCGACAACGAAGTCTGGACGCAATTCGCCCCGGGCGAGCTGCTGATGTTCGAATCGGGCCAAGCCACGATGGCGACCAAGGTGCCGATTCCGGAAGCCGTGCAGATCGCCAACGCGGCCAATACGGCTTGCACCTGA